A single genomic interval of Arthrobacter globiformis harbors:
- a CDS encoding HNH endonuclease — MVGQALALLSADAITAEDAALWGFGQAADFADRLEELSRRVEHLQVMAAGAVDRSRTAALTAAASPLVPVPVADPSPGDDGSRNSVDFLQGRLRISSAEARRRIGLADAVLPRAGFGGQQLPPRYEELAAAVSTAQISSRAATTITLALDRARHFTTPAHTAEMEHALTRTAIENDADFLTRVAKHWIEAIDQDGTEPSEAALRQIQGAFVRRPKHGLQHLEIFATAEQFETLTTAMNTATNPRTPTPRNGAGADGTGADRAGGDRAGGDGPGGDGSGKQDGLAGWDTEGLPEVSLDHRSQGQKRLDGLVGACQTALTTDTLPVTGGHRPQILATINYRDLLAELQQRQDLQGAQDPQPVYTGRTSGGTALFAFSGPVSPATIRKIACDADIIPIVLGTEGRVLDIGRASRIFPPHIRKAITARDQGCAFPGCTIPAPWCEAHHITYWSRGGTTGSGNGVLLCSHHHHLIHKEHWTSKSPPGSPGSNPRRNSTPNENPAATTTSAPDPNGSEPACGWRRILTDRWTSPTKFPAVAYRALRATATSRRRSSTDQHGGQPPLR; from the coding sequence GTGGTTGGTCAAGCCCTGGCGCTGCTGTCAGCGGACGCGATCACCGCCGAGGACGCTGCGTTGTGGGGTTTCGGGCAGGCCGCGGATTTCGCGGACCGGCTCGAGGAGCTCTCCCGGAGGGTCGAGCACCTGCAGGTGATGGCCGCGGGCGCGGTGGACCGGTCCCGCACCGCCGCCCTCACAGCCGCCGCGTCACCCCTCGTCCCCGTCCCCGTTGCTGACCCCTCGCCGGGGGATGACGGGTCCCGGAACAGTGTCGATTTCCTTCAGGGAAGGCTGCGGATCAGCTCCGCCGAGGCCCGGCGCCGGATCGGACTGGCCGACGCCGTCCTGCCCAGGGCAGGGTTCGGCGGCCAACAGCTCCCGCCCCGCTATGAAGAACTCGCCGCCGCGGTCAGCACCGCCCAGATCAGCTCCCGCGCCGCAACCACCATCACCCTGGCCCTGGACCGGGCCCGGCATTTCACCACCCCGGCCCACACCGCCGAGATGGAACACGCACTGACCCGCACCGCCATCGAAAACGACGCCGACTTCCTCACCCGGGTCGCCAAACACTGGATTGAGGCGATCGACCAGGACGGGACCGAACCATCCGAAGCGGCCCTCCGGCAAATCCAGGGGGCCTTCGTCCGCCGGCCCAAACACGGACTGCAGCATCTGGAAATTTTTGCCACCGCCGAACAGTTCGAAACCCTCACCACCGCCATGAACACCGCCACCAACCCCCGCACCCCAACACCCAGAAACGGCGCTGGGGCTGACGGGACCGGGGCTGACCGCGCCGGTGGTGACCGCGCCGGTGGCGACGGGCCCGGTGGTGACGGGAGCGGTAAACAGGACGGCCTGGCCGGCTGGGACACCGAGGGCCTCCCGGAGGTCTCGCTAGACCACCGGTCGCAGGGTCAGAAACGGCTCGACGGGCTCGTCGGCGCCTGCCAAACAGCGCTCACCACCGACACCCTGCCCGTCACCGGCGGACACCGGCCCCAAATCCTGGCCACCATCAACTACCGCGACCTCCTCGCCGAACTCCAACAAAGACAAGACCTCCAAGGCGCCCAGGATCCGCAACCGGTTTACACCGGCCGGACCAGCGGCGGAACGGCCCTGTTCGCGTTCAGCGGGCCCGTGAGCCCTGCCACGATCCGTAAAATCGCCTGCGACGCGGACATCATCCCCATAGTGCTCGGCACCGAAGGACGCGTCCTGGACATCGGCCGCGCCTCACGGATCTTCCCACCCCACATCCGCAAAGCCATCACCGCCCGCGACCAGGGCTGCGCCTTCCCCGGCTGCACCATCCCCGCACCCTGGTGCGAAGCCCACCACATCACCTACTGGTCCCGGGGCGGAACCACCGGCAGCGGCAACGGCGTCCTGCTCTGCAGCCATCACCACCACCTCATCCACAAAGAACACTGGACCTCGAAGTCACCGCCGGGGTCCCCTGGTTCAAACCCCCGCCGAAACTCGACCCCCAACGAAAACCCCGCCGCAACAACTACTTCCGCTCCCGACCCCAACGGGAGTGAACCGGCTTGTGGGTGGCGCCGCATCCTTACCGACCGTTGGACAAGTCCGACGAAATTCCCTGCCGTGGCTTATAGAGCACTTCG